Proteins encoded by one window of Crassostrea angulata isolate pt1a10 chromosome 9, ASM2561291v2, whole genome shotgun sequence:
- the LOC128163997 gene encoding uncharacterized protein LOC128163997 → MPLTSEHLTFARQTETKNTTFVNYSEGLSDYKRCSMTCVIIIIVILALGFIVLFAVIIRKCNERTLALRARIQSFVVSEPGSVSLEHATEQELEQMDEDGEPILINVKDTNERNSQEPENETKNQRETKEESLTPEVERTSVELNDKGTKD, encoded by the exons ATGCCATTGACATCAGAGCATTTGACCTTTGCCCGCCAGACAGAGACCAAAAATACAACGTTTG TGAATTACTCTGAAGGCCTGTCGGATTACAAAAGATGTTCCATGACGTGTGTAATTATCATCATTGTGATCTTAGCCCTCGGGTTCATTGTTCTGTTCGCTGTTATAATACGAAAGTGCAACGAACGAACTTTAGCATTACGGGCCCGAATTCAATCATTCGTCGTCAGCGAGCCGGGTTCGGTCTCTCTTGAACATGCAACTGAACAAGAGTTGGAACAGATGGATGAGGATGGGgaaccaattttaatcaatgtaAAGGACACTAATGAGCGTAATTCGCAAGAACcagaaaatgaaacgaaaaatcAAAGAGAGACTAAAGAAGAATCATTAACACCGGAAGTGGAAAGGACAAGCGTCGAATTGAATGACAAGGGAACAAAAGATTGA
- the LOC128163995 gene encoding uncharacterized protein LOC128163995 — MYVWNAETGVLEQSIGVYSAGYHNGSYGNQCAVIEDTHSFERKITGVPNGRIVGLAFRARLTLKPEVNYAMFYNGMESFAFGKVTGISNVRNMAGNDAYVLITKKGDYNSTKEWLMQTEGNQQGKMAEIYHHDNGITFTVGSHVNTSAHVNSFTYAKSEEDQELLMNSDFEDSSFSGNWFCSGCTLTSYSNDTFHGSRSLLVTDRKHPYSAPQQRVNVTSGYNYVFRTYFKLLNLPTGVNYTTLKLTANVKVNGSSKYLRLGNMPLQQVKFGWTEFGGDFLAPAGATTAQIYINIEHSSVNFIQDFASLKQIKPNPYWMQHAKSRINNIRKAPISFRIEGEDIQEVEVELMQQRSAYPFGTAIKLDKFNIPEYQFFTDFVLKHFNWAVIANKLKWYGIERIQDKSDYTSVLAALDVLEANGIKSRGHNMFWGVEKFVNSWLYGMSPSELVTELQSHVTEVINNTKGRLLHWDVNNENLHGDWYERNTTDPDITPKMFQWIHAQEPDTQLFLNDYSAIPQPSITTALKNQAVRFRQNNIPIHGIGVQSHFYTTHIDMDVIKYRIDKLAEAGLDIWATELTVDEADDVKKADALGNLLTMYFSHPSVGGVILWHFWNESLWHPNENLFDGPDIKPNAAGQRFMDLVHGEWRSRITKSLEAFTTYNVTVFKGDYVMNVKRNGQVVLQRNFTLDSTGKDITIYADDSQSISNVVMEQWYSYGGQCVDSASTRVSVMLQSVLMYICIISVSVFLSVEG, encoded by the exons ATGTATGTTTGGAATGCAGAAACTGGTGTGCTCGAGCAGTCGATAGGGGTGTACTCCGCCGGATATCATAATGGTTCATACGGAAATCAATGCGCGGTCATCGAGGATACACACAGTTTTGAAAGAAAGATCACGG GTGTTCCAAATGGTAGGATTGTTGGCCTAGCATTCAGAGCGAGGCTGACACTTAAACCAGAGGTCAACTACGCCATGTTCTACAACGGTATGGAATCATTCGCATTCGGAAAGGTCACAGGAATCAGTAATGTACGAAACATGGCCGGAAATGACGCGTATGTCCTCATAACCAAGAAAG GCGATTACAATTCAACAAAAGAGTGGCTGATGCAAACGGAAGGAAACCAACAAGGGAAGATGGCTGAAATTTATCACCATGACAACGGTATAACATTCACCGTTGGTAGCCATGTCAACACAAGTGCCCATGTCAACAGTTTTACATATGCAAAAAGTGAAGAAG ATCAAGAACTGCTGATGAATTCTGATTTTGAGGATTCGTCATTTTCCGGAAACTGGTTTTGTTCCGGATGCACGCTGACGTCATACAGCAACGATACGTTTCACGGAAGTCGATCTCTGCTGGTCACGGATAG AAAACACCCGTACTCGGCCCCTCAGCAGAGAGTCAATGTGACCTCGGGGTACAACTACGTCTTCAGGACCTACTTCAAACTGCTGAACCTCCCGACAGGGGTCAACTACACCACGCTCAAACTGACGGCCAATGTCAAGGTCAATG GGTCTTCCAAATACCTCAGACTTGGAAACATGCCTCTACAGCAAGTCAAGTTTGGATGGACGGAGTTCGGTGGCGATTTCCTCGCACCTGCCG GAGCGACAACGGCACAAATTTACATTAACATCGAACATTCCTCAGTAAATTTTATCCAAGATTTTGCAAGTTTGAAACAAATAAAACCAAATCCTTATTGGATGCAGCACGCAAAGTCCCGGATAAATAATATTCGAAAAGCGCCAATTAGTTTCAG AATTGAAGGAGAAGATATTCAAGAAGTTGAAGTTGAG CTTATGCAACAAAGAAGTGCGTATCCATTTGGAACCGCCATTAAACTGGATAAGTTCAACATCCCAGAATACCAGTTCTTCACTGACTTCGTGCTGAAACATTTCAACTGGGCGGTCATTGCCAACAAGCTAAAATGGTACGGGATAGAGAGAATTCAG GATAAGAGCGACTATACCTCAGTCCTTGCAGCGTTAGATGTTCTTGAAGCCAATGG AATTAAGTCTCGAGGACACAACATGTTTTGGGGCGTTGAGAAGTTTGTGAACTCCTGGTTGTATGGAATGTCTCCATCAGAACTGGTCACTGAACTCCAGTCTCACGTGACCGAGGTGATCAATAACACCAAGGGCAG ACTCCTTCACTGGGATGTGAACAACGAAAACCTTCACGGAGACTGGTATGAACGCAATACCACAGATCCGGACATTACTCCCAAGATGTTCCAATGGATCCATGCCCAGGAACCGGACACCCAGCTGTTTCTGAACGACTACTCAGCAATCCCACAGCCCTCCATCACAACA GCGTTGAAGAACCAGGCTGTAAGGTTCCGCCAAAACAACATCCCTATCCATGGAATAGGAGTACAGAGTCATTTCTACACAACACACATCGACATGGACGTTATTAAG TACAGAATAGATAAGCTTGCAGAAGCTGGTCTTGATATCTGGGCAACAGAACTGACGGTTGATGAAGCTGATGACGTCAAGAAAGCCGACGCTTTGGGGAATCTCCTGACCATGTATTTCAGTCACCCCTCAGTGGGCGGGGTTATACTGTGGCACTTTTGGAACGAATCCCTCTGGCACCCCAATGAGAATTTGTTTGATGGTCCAGATATCAAG CCAAACGCTGCCGGTCAGAGGTTCATGGATCTTGTTCATGGGGAATGGAGGTCCAGAATCACTAAGAGTTTGGAAGCGTTCACAACGTATAACGTCACGGTATTCAAGGGGGACTACGTCATGAACGTCAAACGTAACGGTCAAGTGGTCCTACAGCGTAACTTTACGTTGGACTCCACAGGAAAGGACATCACAATTTATGCAG ATGATTCCCAGTCAATATCGAATGTAGTTATGG AACAGTGGTATTCTTATGGAGGGCAGTGTGTTGACTCGGCAAGCACGCGTGTTTCTGTCATGTTACAGAGCGTGTTGATGTACATCTGTATCATCTCGGTCTCAGTATTCCTGTCTGTGGAAGGTTGA